A part of Miscanthus floridulus cultivar M001 chromosome 6, ASM1932011v1, whole genome shotgun sequence genomic DNA contains:
- the LOC136458261 gene encoding kinesin-like protein KIN-14E isoform X2 produces MKGGKESLLQKMKGISCQHSTPRFHCYGKPYIYHFTIIKQTRESKLIAKYEKQIEEHTSQCTMKSNDLSSANVEVGRLQTKLLFESLVAQCEDYKLMYNEVMVKRKQLHNIVRGTKGNCNRGVHTLFTC; encoded by the exons ATGAAAGGAGGCAAAGAGAGCCTCTTACAGAAGATGAAAGGAATTTCATGCCAACACTCTACACCCAGATTCCATTGCTATGGAAAACCCTATATATATCACTTCACCATAATCAAG CAAACTAGGGAAAGCAAATTGATCGCAAAGTATGAGAAGCAGATTGAGGAGCACACCAGCCAATGCACTATGAAGTCCAATGATCTTTCTTCTGCCAACGTGGAGGTCGGCAGACTTCAAACAAAGCTTCTCTTTGAGAGTCTTG TTGCCCAGTGTGAAGATTACAAATTGATGTACAACGAAGTGATGGTCAAGCGGAAACAACTTCACAACATTGTTCGGGGGACAAAAG GCAACTGCAATAGAGGTGTCCATACATTGTTTACTTGTTGA